One part of the Methanococcoides sp. AM1 genome encodes these proteins:
- the eif1A gene encoding translation initiation factor eIF-1A, with product MDKKESGKDNDAPQQVTRVRTPRTEDREVLAIVEKLMGASRVKLRCMDGVVRMGRIPGSMKKNNWIRESDIVIAIPWDFQDTKADVIWKYTRPQVNWLEREGFLKG from the coding sequence CTGGATAAAAAGGAATCTGGAAAAGATAATGATGCACCACAACAAGTAACACGTGTAAGAACACCACGGACAGAAGACAGGGAAGTTCTTGCGATAGTGGAGAAACTTATGGGTGCAAGCCGGGTAAAACTCCGGTGCATGGACGGAGTCGTCCGTATGGGACGCATCCCCGGATCTATGAAAAAAAATAACTGGATACGTGAAAGTGATATTGTTATCGCCATCCCATGGGACTTCCAGGACACAAAAGCAGATGTTATATGGAAATACACACGCCCACAGGTAAATTGGCTTGAGCGCGAAGGTTTCCTGAAAGGATAA